A part of Vespa crabro chromosome 20, iyVesCrab1.2, whole genome shotgun sequence genomic DNA contains:
- the LOC124431249 gene encoding divergent protein kinase domain 1C isoform X1, whose protein sequence is MNIRRLPSFFYHYKMLGGLLVSAFLFVIYLLFHWGIMCTNLEAWRHVISAYDLQCRNHNDGTAMGILCEPLCTEKGIHSLACETLHTGKEAVFSAHWEATRLVFKAYRTKSNTDEYESLFWIDAFDVKHFPTEEDFGTMIKDLTVNKLNYTISTQQMQRLARLRTHKIEVDTKRRHLEMENVWPLLQENEYLITILFEDRDVFPQLIGTCGTFYAVEYVRPIETPTTALALSDSKPEWAKRLKLAVMIMDLLEELETNFPEPFHLCDVKINHFGLPLGGQKLKFLDLDAVFPKSIIGRITADGKTCKRHEDCDFFDCRSLCSKNKRCESPVVNNNLQIICEKIFLGWTLSGTIILPGLLMSEHTTSSLAVLLRQCANPAGDVTHLPRAYVPNNLKTRLYNTLSDMEQEVSASL, encoded by the exons ATGAATATTCGGCGATTGCCCAGTTTCTTTTATCACTACAAAATGCTCGGTGGTCTCCTCGTATCGGCTTTCCTGTTTGTCatctatcttctctttcacTGGGGTATTATGTGCACGAACCTGGAAGCTTGGCGACACGTTATCAGCGCG TATGATTTACAGTGCAGAAATCACAACGATGGCACGGCGATGGGTATTTTGTGCGAACCACTTTGCACGGAGAAGGGTATACATTCTTTGGCCTGTGAAACTTTGCATACCGGCAAGGAAGCAGTATTTTCTGCTCACTGGGAAGCGACTAGACTTGTATTTAAAGCTTACAG AACGAAATCAAACACGGATGAGTACGAGTCTCTTTTCTGGATCGACGCATTCGATGTGAAGCATTTTCCCACAGAAGAAGATTTCGGAACTATGATCAAGGATCTGACAGTAAATAAGTTAAATTACACGATATCGACGCAACAAATGCAAAGGCTCGCTCGTTTGCGTACCCATAAAATCGAGGTTGACACCAAAAGGCGTCATCTCGAGATGGAAAACGTTTGGCCACTTTTACAGGAAAACGAATATCTCATAACTATTTTATTCGAAGATCGTGACGTTTTCCCACAACTGATAGGCACTTGCGGGACTTTCTATGCCGTTGAATACGTCAG ACCTATAGAAACACCAACGACGGCATTGGCACTCTCCGACTCGAAGCCAGAATGGGCAAAAAGATTGAAGCTCGCCGTCATGATTATGGATCTACTAGAGGAACTTGAGACGAATTTTCCGGAACCGTTTCATCTCTGCGACGTCAAGATAAATCATTTTGGTTTGCCTCTCGGCGGGCAAAAACTTAAATTTCTCGACTTGGACGCGGTCTTTCCTAAAAGCATTATCGGACGTATCACCGCGGATGGGAAGACCTGTAAGAGACACGAGGATTGTGATTTTTTCGATTGTAGATCGTTATGTTCAAAAAACAAACGATGTGAATCACCGGTCGTTAATAATAACCTACAg ATTATATGCGAGAAAATCTTTCTTGGCTGGACCTTATCAGGAACTATCATTCTACCTGGTTTATTGATGTCAGAACATACCACTAGTTCGCTCGCTGTCCTTTTGCGACAGTGCGCCAATCCAGCCGGTGATGTTACCCATTTGCCACGAGCATATGTACCGAACAATTTAAAAACACGATTGTATAATACGTTGAGCGATATGGAACAAGAAGTTTCCGCATCTTTATGA
- the LOC124431248 gene encoding rabenosyn-5, with the protein MAENIPVLEGFICPMCMTEFKAPDDLHRHFEEFHNDNSEFLKSFKDLIDKAKKKILKQDEIPEDFSCTTNNEKQKLEISREQQEAGVTKSHTIYFKEIRFKRLERYESETNKLKIRLNKLLNNLPSDPVDRKRHEQCIVPWIDETVVNLCPTCAKKFHVARRKHHCRLCGAIMCHNCTFYLSLLDARKMTSPVSIQGDSAVPPTSSQKDFSERVLSADMGLTKLARSPSSGSLNSVLALINDSNTEHHFKICTHCMNVLDAKERQKEKQFHKPIVCQFYQKMKSHMEETIQILAMYNKMSESLREGESTYDLQEAQTLRLKIAKLGENIDTISKTILVLGTRDVENSPQGQELRLHQMVRASAMIFLKEQLLSIQSLPSIEEYAALQEERQKRIERKANYEQRLQKQKWKSNEQYKTDTRSLESDSLVKECQQQMVLEEGWSPSNNTPMMSYSMDPFIEQMSNLKAFIIQAEADGKYDIAATLESNLKDLQSHYFTTKESNDTE; encoded by the exons atGGCTGAAAATATACCAGTGTTAGAAGGATTTATATGTCCTATGTGTATGACCGAATTTAAAGCACCAGATGATTTACATAGACACTTTGAAGAATTTCATAATGATAATTCAGAGTTTCTTAAATCTTTTAAAG ATTTAATTGACAAGgctaagaagaaaattttaaaacaagATGAAATACCAGAAGATTTTTCCTGTACaacaaataatgaaaaacaaaagttaGAAATCAGTAGGGAACAACAAGAAGCAG gtGTAACTAAATCGCACacaatatatttcaaagaaataagattCAAGAGATTAGAACGTTATGAATcagaaacaaacaaattaaaaataagattgaataaactattaaataatttgcCATCTGATCCAGTCGATAGAAAAA GACACGAGCAATGTATAGTGCCATGGATAGATGAAACAGTTGTCAATTTGTGTCCTACTTGTGCTAAAAAATTTCATGTTGCTAGAAGAAAACACCATTGTAGACTTTGCGGAGCTATCATGTGTCATAATTGTACTTTTTATTTGTCACTATTAGATGCTC gAAAAATGACAAGCCCTGTTTCTATACAAGGTGATTCTGCTGTTCCTCCAACATCCTCtcaaaaagatttttcagAACGTGTATTAAGCGCAGATATGGGACTTACAAAATTGGCAAGATCCCCATCAAGCGGTAGCTTGAATAGTGTTTTAGCTTTAATCAATGATTCTAATACAGAACACCACTTCAAGATCTGTACGCATTGTATGAATGTACTTGATGctaaagaaagacagaaagaaaaacaatttcataAACCAATAGTATgtcaattttatcaaaaaatgaaatcacACATGGAAGAAACTATACAGATACTAgcaatgtataataaaatgagcGAATCTTTAag AGAAGGAGAGTCTACTTATGATTTACAAGAAGCTCAAACATTACGTCTTAAGATTGCAAAATTGGGCGAGAATATAGATACAATTAGTAAAACAATTTTAGTTCTTGGTACAAGAGATGTGGAAAATTCGCCTCAAGGGCAAGAACTTAGATTGCATCAAATGGTTAGGGCGAGtgcaatgatatttttaaaagaacaaTTACTATCGATACAATCGTTGCCTTCGATAGAAGAATATGCCGCACTACAAGAAGAACGTCAAAAACGAATAGAACGTAAGGCTAACTATGAACAGAGATTACAAAAACAGAAATGGAAATCGAATGAACAGTATAAGACAGACACGCGAAGTTTGGAAAGTGATTCACTTGTAAAAGAATGCCAA CAACAAATGGTTTTGGAAGAAGGTTGGAGTCCATCTAATAACACTCCTATGATGTCTTATTCTATGGATCCATTCATTGAACAAATGAGTAATTTAAAAGCATTTATAATACAAGCTGAAGCAGATGGTAAATATGATATAGCAGCTACTCTAGAAAGTAATCTTAAAGATCTGCAAAGTCACTATTTTACTACAAAAGAAAGTAATGACACcgaataa
- the LOC124431262 gene encoding RING finger protein nenya-like encodes MNSYICNKCYSTKSKRKKAFRITQCGHIFCGNCLDEGMRPCPRCNNGEIASLQLEEPLLPKIASLFIPLNEAIQPLPEIANFQSAQTKIILRRFYQIDRKYNLLKEEYHKLAQNMQIITEKYRKLRENMEAINMKFAYPSNVISNNPSTFNRRDMLIDARKMHIDSFTPNLRSCNKSVRFTPSTNQSIYERLRKATISSNGPTIRYYNTCSINNRK; translated from the exons ATGAATAgctatatttgtaataaatgttattctacgaaaagcaaaagaaagaaagcatttAGAATAACTCAATGTGGGCATATATTTTGTGGCAATTGCCTAGACGAAG GTATGAGACCTTGCCCAAGATGTAATAATGGAGAAATTGCATCGTTGCAATTGGAAGAACCGTTATTACCTAAAATAGCATCTTTGTTCATTCCTCTAAATGAAGCTATACAACCATTACCTGAAATAGCAAATTTCCAAAGTGCACAAACCAAAATTATTCTAAGACGTTTTTatcaaatt gatagaaaatataacTTATTGAAGGAAGAATATCATAAGCTTGCACAAAATATGCAAATAATAACTGAAAAGTATCGTAAACTTCGAGAAAATATGGAAgcaattaatatgaaatttgcATATCCTAGCAATGTAATTTCTAATAATCCGTCTACCTTTAATCGTAGAGACATGCTTATTGATGCAAGAAAAATGCACATTGATag TTTTACACCAAATTTGAGATCATGCAACAAGAGTGTAAGATTCACTCCATCAACGAATCAAAGCATATACGAGAGACTTCGTAAAGCTACAATTTCGTCAAATGGACCAACAATTCGTTATTACAATACGTGCTCAATCAATAATCGCAAGTga
- the LOC124431261 gene encoding ras-related GTP-binding protein C, which yields MDDDDQFQPGYDVDSFPKDFGYAPFDGEAEISTDPLAGEQKPRILLMGLRRSGKSSIQKVVFHKMSPNETLFLESTNKVIKDDISNSSFVQFQIWDFPGQIDFFDPTFDSDMIFGGCGALVFVIDAQDDYMEALNKLHLTVTKAYKVNQAIKFEVFIHKVDGLSDDCKMETQRDIHTRANDDLADSGCDQIHLSFHLTSIYDHSIFEAFSKVVQKLIPQLPTLENLLNILISNSAIEKAFLFDVVSKIYIATDSSPVDMQSYELCCDMIDVVIDVSCIYGLREDLEAAAFDNQSSSLIKLNNGTILFLREVNKFLALVCILREDNFDRQGVIDYNFLCFRKAIQQVFELRNKALAATNVNNHSGSPVSINESSNLAVVSQSGMIGQNGAVQLTQS from the exons ATG gatgatgatgatcagtTTCAACCAGGTTATGACGTTGATTCATTTCCAAAGGATTTTGGATATGCTCCCTTTGATGGAGAAGCAGAAATATCTACGGATCCTCTAGCTGGAGAACAAAAACCTAGGATACTTTTAATGGGTCTTAgaag aagTGGAAAATCATCTATACAAAAAGTAGTCTTTCACAAAATGTCACCAaatgaaacattatttttgGAAAGTACAAATAAAGTCATTAAAGATGATATAAGTAATTCTAGCTttgttcaatttcaaattTGGGATTTCCCAGGACAAATTGATTTCTTTGATCCTACTTTCGATAGCGACATGATATTTGGAGGATGTGGCGCATTGGTCTTTGTAATTGATGCACAGGATGATTATATGGAAGCTCTAAATAAACTTCATTTGACGGTTACAAAAGCATATAAAGTTAATCAAGCAATAAAATTTGAAGTTTTCATTCATAAAGTTGATGGACTATCGGATGATTGTAAAATGGAAACGCAAAGGGACATACACACAAGGGCTAATGACGATTTAGCAGATTCTg gaTGCGATCAGATACATCTAAGTTTTCACTTGACATCTATATATGATCACAGTATATTCGAAGCTTTTAGTAAAGTTGTTCAAAAGTTAATACCACAATTACCaacattagaaaatttattgaatattcttatatca AATTCTGCAATTGAGAAAGCATTTCTATTTGACGTTGTATCCAAAATTTATATAGCAACAGACAGTTCTCCCGTAGATATGCAAAGCTACGAACTTTGTTGCGATATGATAGACGTAGTGATCGATGTCTCTTGCATATATgg aCTAAGAGAAGATTTAGAAGCGGCAGCGTTTGATAATCAAAGTTctagtttaattaaattaaataatggcACAATTTTGTTTCTAcgagaagtaaataaatttctagcATTGGTTTGCATTTTAAGAGAGGATAATTTTGACAGGCAAG GTGTTATagattataatttcttatgtTTCCGTAAAGCGATACAACAAGTATTTGAGTTGCGTAATAAAGCATTAGCTGCTACAAATGTAAATAATCACTCTGGATCGCCTGTTAGCATTAATGAATCTTCAAACTTGGCAGTAGTATCGCAAAGTGGAATGATTGGACAAAATGGTGCTGTACAACTTACACAAAGTTAA
- the LOC124431249 gene encoding divergent protein kinase domain 1C isoform X3 — MGILCEPLCTEKGIHSLACETLHTGKEAVFSAHWEATRLVFKAYRTKSNTDEYESLFWIDAFDVKHFPTEEDFGTMIKDLTVNKLNYTISTQQMQRLARLRTHKIEVDTKRRHLEMENVWPLLQENEYLITILFEDRDVFPQLIGTCGTFYAVEYVRPIETPTTALALSDSKPEWAKRLKLAVMIMDLLEELETNFPEPFHLCDVKINHFGLPLGGQKLKFLDLDAVFPKSIIGRITADGKTCKRHEDCDFFDCRSLCSKNKRCESPVVNNNLQIICEKIFLGWTLSGTIILPGLLMSEHTTSSLAVLLRQCANPAGDVTHLPRAYVPNNLKTRLYNTLSDMEQEVSASL, encoded by the exons ATGGGTATTTTGTGCGAACCACTTTGCACGGAGAAGGGTATACATTCTTTGGCCTGTGAAACTTTGCATACCGGCAAGGAAGCAGTATTTTCTGCTCACTGGGAAGCGACTAGACTTGTATTTAAAGCTTACAG AACGAAATCAAACACGGATGAGTACGAGTCTCTTTTCTGGATCGACGCATTCGATGTGAAGCATTTTCCCACAGAAGAAGATTTCGGAACTATGATCAAGGATCTGACAGTAAATAAGTTAAATTACACGATATCGACGCAACAAATGCAAAGGCTCGCTCGTTTGCGTACCCATAAAATCGAGGTTGACACCAAAAGGCGTCATCTCGAGATGGAAAACGTTTGGCCACTTTTACAGGAAAACGAATATCTCATAACTATTTTATTCGAAGATCGTGACGTTTTCCCACAACTGATAGGCACTTGCGGGACTTTCTATGCCGTTGAATACGTCAG ACCTATAGAAACACCAACGACGGCATTGGCACTCTCCGACTCGAAGCCAGAATGGGCAAAAAGATTGAAGCTCGCCGTCATGATTATGGATCTACTAGAGGAACTTGAGACGAATTTTCCGGAACCGTTTCATCTCTGCGACGTCAAGATAAATCATTTTGGTTTGCCTCTCGGCGGGCAAAAACTTAAATTTCTCGACTTGGACGCGGTCTTTCCTAAAAGCATTATCGGACGTATCACCGCGGATGGGAAGACCTGTAAGAGACACGAGGATTGTGATTTTTTCGATTGTAGATCGTTATGTTCAAAAAACAAACGATGTGAATCACCGGTCGTTAATAATAACCTACAg ATTATATGCGAGAAAATCTTTCTTGGCTGGACCTTATCAGGAACTATCATTCTACCTGGTTTATTGATGTCAGAACATACCACTAGTTCGCTCGCTGTCCTTTTGCGACAGTGCGCCAATCCAGCCGGTGATGTTACCCATTTGCCACGAGCATATGTACCGAACAATTTAAAAACACGATTGTATAATACGTTGAGCGATATGGAACAAGAAGTTTCCGCATCTTTATGA
- the LOC124431251 gene encoding tRNA:m(4)X modification enzyme TRM13 homolog isoform X2: MEEESSKCCMYFVKRKNRYCRMTVKRGNKFCGEHQQDSLNSNDAENTEKSNKRIKCPLDPTHTCYESKLSKHLTICNARKILDARPTYIVQNVNLDEETEEIPRLLPLSQLDLSVVDAIIKRIDEAYEKLPEISKAILHHDILKDALTISSCGKYAKKHLTQNSSLLAHLEKAELVKNNTCYIEFGAGKGNLTYWLAQIAKEKQDSCILLVDRSSHRHKNDNKLKKEQHNIYVRRIRADIADLQLSNIAEIQNFLNKVGIAKHLCGTATDLAIRCLIRAIDNKSSGSNYGLVIAFCCHHKCEYKSYIGKEYLEQCKFLPKEFPILCSIASWATCGFNLKTDTELKDENKKIQQTKRAFYRTRINW; this comes from the exons atgGAGGAAGAGTCATCGAAGTGCTGTATGTACTTTGTGAAACGCAAAAATCGATATTGTCGTATGACCGTTAAAAGAGGTAACAAATTTTGTGGAGAACATCAACAGGATTCATTGAattctaacgatgcagaaaatactgaaaaaagtaacaaaaggATAAAATGTCCTCTTGATCCTACTCA TACATGTTATGAATCAAAGTTATCTAAACATTTGACAATATGCAATGCCCGAAAGATATTGGACGCTCGACCAACATATATAGTCCAAAATGTTAATTTAGATGAAGAAACTGAAGAAATACCACGTCTTCTTCCTCTGTCACAACTCGATCTTTCCGTTGTAGatgcgataataaaaagaattgatgAAGCTTatg AAAAGCTACCAGAAATTTCCAAAGCAATATTACACcatgatatattaaaagatgCATTAACTATTTCATCTTGTGGTAAATATGCTAAGAAACACTTGACGCAAAATTCGTCATTGCTAGCACATTTAGAAAAAGCTGAACTTGTCAAAAATAATACTTGCTACATTGAGTTTGGAGCTGGAAaag GTAATCTAACTTATTGGTTGGCACaaatagcaaaagaaaaacaagactCTTGTATATTGTTAGTGGATCGTTCTAGTCATAgacataaaaatgataataagctTAAAAAAGAGcaacataatatttatgtaagaCGGATACGTGCTGATATAGCAGATTTACAACTTAGTAACATTGCAGAAATccaaaattttcttaataaagtTGGGATTGCAAAACATCTATGTGGTACTGCAACAG aTCTTGCTATACGATGTTTGATACGAgcaatagataataaatctaGCGGCAGTAATTATGGATTAGTCATAGCTTTCTGCTGTCATCATAAATGCGAATATAAATCCTATAttggaaaagaatatttagaaCAATGTAAATTTCTTCCAAAAGAATTTCCAATTTTATGTAGCATAGCTAGTTGGGCTACTTGTGGGTTTAATTTAAAAACTGATACTGaattaaaagatgaaaataaaaaa atTCAGCAAACAAAACGTGCGTTCTATCGAACGAGAATTAATtggtaa
- the LOC124431260 gene encoding hydroxysteroid dehydrogenase-like protein 2: MINTGKLAGLTIFITGASRGIGKSIALKAAKDGANIVVAAKTAEPHPKLPGTVYSAAAEIEEAGGKALPCIVDIRDEGQVKSAVENAINKFGGIDIVVNNASAISLTGTLATDMKKYDLMNNINARGTFLVSKLCIPYLKKSANPHIVNISPPLNMKPIWFQNHLAYTMAKYGMSICVLGMAEEFKQDGIAVNAVWPKTAIHTAAIEMLTGPNSSNYSRKAEIVADAVYALICKDSRSVTGQFLIDEDILRKEGITDFKNYACNPENANNLMLDFFLDDYTNSKIDLNTIKDTIKQPSQKSADFGSGKVAEIFSVINDKLNADLVSKTNALYQFNVKGEEASTWYLDLRNGNGSTGKGEPKDPDAILTMNSEQFFAMFSGKLKPTTAFMTGKLKISGNLQKAMKLEKLMISLKAKL, translated from the exons ATGATAAACACAgg GAAATTGGCAGGACTTACTATTTTCATAACGGGTGCATCACGAGGTATTGGAAAGAGTATTGCTTTAAAGGCAGCAAAAGACGGAGCAAATATAGTAGTTGCTGCAAAAACAGCAGAACCTCATCCAAAATTACCAGGCACTGTTTACAGTGCAGCTGCAGAAA TCGAAGAAGCAGGTGGTAAAGCCCTTCCTTGCATTGTCGATATCAGAGATGAAGGACAAGTGAAATCTGCTGTTGAAAAtgcaattaataaatttggTGGCATTGATATCGTTGTTAACAACGCAAGTGCTATATCATTAACAGGTACTCTGGCCACAGACATGAAAAAATATGatcttatgaataatattaatgcaaGGGGTACTTTTCTTGT GTCAAAGTTATGTATACCTTATCTAAAAAAGAGCGCTAATCCTCATATAGTAAACATAAGTCCACCATTGAATATGAAACCAATTTGGTTCCAAAATCATTTAGCATATACTATGGCCAAATATGGAATGTCCATATGTGTACTTGGCATGGCAGAAGAGTTTAAACAAGATGGTATTGCTGTTAATGCTGTATGGCCAAAAACTG cCATTCATACTGCTGCAATTGAGATGCTAACAGGGCCGAACTCTAGTAATTACAGTCGTAAAGCTGAAATTGTGGCAGACGCCGTTTATGCTTTAATTTGTAAAGATAGTAGATCTGTCACCGGACAATTTTTAATCGACGAAGATATATTAAGAAAGGAAGGCATTACTGATTTCAAAAATTACGCTTGCAATCcag aaAATGCAAATAATTTGATGCTTGATTTCTTCCTGGATGATTATACTAATTCCAAAATCGATTTGAATACTATAAAGGATACAATTAAACAGCCATCCCAGAAATCTGCTGATTTTGGTAGTGGAAAAGTTGcagaaatattttctgttattaatgataaattaaatgcAGATCTTGTTAGCAAAACTAATGCTCTATATCAATTCAATGTGAAAG GAGAAGAAGCTAGTACATGGTATTTAGATCTTAGAAATGGTAATGGTTCTACTGGAAAAGGTGAACCAAAAGATCCAGATGCAATCCTTACAATGAATTCGGAACAATTCTTTGCAATGTTCTCtg gtAAATTAAAACCAACAACCGCATTTATGACAGGAAAGTTGAAGATCAGTGGTAATCTTCAAAAAGCTATgaaattggaaaaattaatgattagcTTAAAAGCTAAACTTTAA
- the LOC124431251 gene encoding tRNA:m(4)X modification enzyme TRM13 homolog isoform X1 — MEEESSKCCMYFVKRKNRYCRMTVKRGNKFCGEHQQDSLNSNDAENTEKSNKRIKCPLDPTHTCYESKLSKHLTICNARKILDARPTYIVQNVNLDEETEEIPRLLPLSQLDLSVVDAIIKRIDEAYEKLPEISKAILHHDILKDALTISSCGKYAKKHLTQNSSLLAHLEKAELVKNNTCYIEFGAGKGNLTYWLAQIAKEKQDSCILLVDRSSHRHKNDNKLKKEQHNIYVRRIRADIADLQLSNIAEIQNFLNKVGIAKHLCGTATDLAIRCLIRAIDNKSSGSNYGLVIAFCCHHKCEYKSYIGKEYLEQCKFLPKEFPILCSIASWATCGFNLKTDTELKDENKKVRFSKQNVRSIERELIGNKVKTLLNWGRLEYLRNIGFEGSLFRYISSDVSLENMCIVAKYSVT, encoded by the exons atgGAGGAAGAGTCATCGAAGTGCTGTATGTACTTTGTGAAACGCAAAAATCGATATTGTCGTATGACCGTTAAAAGAGGTAACAAATTTTGTGGAGAACATCAACAGGATTCATTGAattctaacgatgcagaaaatactgaaaaaagtaacaaaaggATAAAATGTCCTCTTGATCCTACTCA TACATGTTATGAATCAAAGTTATCTAAACATTTGACAATATGCAATGCCCGAAAGATATTGGACGCTCGACCAACATATATAGTCCAAAATGTTAATTTAGATGAAGAAACTGAAGAAATACCACGTCTTCTTCCTCTGTCACAACTCGATCTTTCCGTTGTAGatgcgataataaaaagaattgatgAAGCTTatg AAAAGCTACCAGAAATTTCCAAAGCAATATTACACcatgatatattaaaagatgCATTAACTATTTCATCTTGTGGTAAATATGCTAAGAAACACTTGACGCAAAATTCGTCATTGCTAGCACATTTAGAAAAAGCTGAACTTGTCAAAAATAATACTTGCTACATTGAGTTTGGAGCTGGAAaag GTAATCTAACTTATTGGTTGGCACaaatagcaaaagaaaaacaagactCTTGTATATTGTTAGTGGATCGTTCTAGTCATAgacataaaaatgataataagctTAAAAAAGAGcaacataatatttatgtaagaCGGATACGTGCTGATATAGCAGATTTACAACTTAGTAACATTGCAGAAATccaaaattttcttaataaagtTGGGATTGCAAAACATCTATGTGGTACTGCAACAG aTCTTGCTATACGATGTTTGATACGAgcaatagataataaatctaGCGGCAGTAATTATGGATTAGTCATAGCTTTCTGCTGTCATCATAAATGCGAATATAAATCCTATAttggaaaagaatatttagaaCAATGTAAATTTCTTCCAAAAGAATTTCCAATTTTATGTAGCATAGCTAGTTGGGCTACTTGTGGGTTTAATTTAAAAACTGATACTGaattaaaagatgaaaataaaaaagtaag atTCAGCAAACAAAACGTGCGTTCTATCGAACGAGAATTAATtggtaataaagttaaaacATTATTGAATTGGGGACGTTTAGAATATTTAAGAAACATTGGTTTTGAAGGttctttatttcgttatatttcgTCGGATGTTTCGTTGGAAAACATGTGTATTGTTGCGAAATATTCTGTTACatag
- the LOC124431249 gene encoding divergent protein kinase domain 1C isoform X2: MNIRRLPSFFYHYKMLGGLLVSAFLFVIYLLFHWGIMCTNLEAWRHVISACRNHNDGTAMGILCEPLCTEKGIHSLACETLHTGKEAVFSAHWEATRLVFKAYRTKSNTDEYESLFWIDAFDVKHFPTEEDFGTMIKDLTVNKLNYTISTQQMQRLARLRTHKIEVDTKRRHLEMENVWPLLQENEYLITILFEDRDVFPQLIGTCGTFYAVEYVRPIETPTTALALSDSKPEWAKRLKLAVMIMDLLEELETNFPEPFHLCDVKINHFGLPLGGQKLKFLDLDAVFPKSIIGRITADGKTCKRHEDCDFFDCRSLCSKNKRCESPVVNNNLQIICEKIFLGWTLSGTIILPGLLMSEHTTSSLAVLLRQCANPAGDVTHLPRAYVPNNLKTRLYNTLSDMEQEVSASL; encoded by the exons ATGAATATTCGGCGATTGCCCAGTTTCTTTTATCACTACAAAATGCTCGGTGGTCTCCTCGTATCGGCTTTCCTGTTTGTCatctatcttctctttcacTGGGGTATTATGTGCACGAACCTGGAAGCTTGGCGACACGTTATCAGCGCG TGCAGAAATCACAACGATGGCACGGCGATGGGTATTTTGTGCGAACCACTTTGCACGGAGAAGGGTATACATTCTTTGGCCTGTGAAACTTTGCATACCGGCAAGGAAGCAGTATTTTCTGCTCACTGGGAAGCGACTAGACTTGTATTTAAAGCTTACAG AACGAAATCAAACACGGATGAGTACGAGTCTCTTTTCTGGATCGACGCATTCGATGTGAAGCATTTTCCCACAGAAGAAGATTTCGGAACTATGATCAAGGATCTGACAGTAAATAAGTTAAATTACACGATATCGACGCAACAAATGCAAAGGCTCGCTCGTTTGCGTACCCATAAAATCGAGGTTGACACCAAAAGGCGTCATCTCGAGATGGAAAACGTTTGGCCACTTTTACAGGAAAACGAATATCTCATAACTATTTTATTCGAAGATCGTGACGTTTTCCCACAACTGATAGGCACTTGCGGGACTTTCTATGCCGTTGAATACGTCAG ACCTATAGAAACACCAACGACGGCATTGGCACTCTCCGACTCGAAGCCAGAATGGGCAAAAAGATTGAAGCTCGCCGTCATGATTATGGATCTACTAGAGGAACTTGAGACGAATTTTCCGGAACCGTTTCATCTCTGCGACGTCAAGATAAATCATTTTGGTTTGCCTCTCGGCGGGCAAAAACTTAAATTTCTCGACTTGGACGCGGTCTTTCCTAAAAGCATTATCGGACGTATCACCGCGGATGGGAAGACCTGTAAGAGACACGAGGATTGTGATTTTTTCGATTGTAGATCGTTATGTTCAAAAAACAAACGATGTGAATCACCGGTCGTTAATAATAACCTACAg ATTATATGCGAGAAAATCTTTCTTGGCTGGACCTTATCAGGAACTATCATTCTACCTGGTTTATTGATGTCAGAACATACCACTAGTTCGCTCGCTGTCCTTTTGCGACAGTGCGCCAATCCAGCCGGTGATGTTACCCATTTGCCACGAGCATATGTACCGAACAATTTAAAAACACGATTGTATAATACGTTGAGCGATATGGAACAAGAAGTTTCCGCATCTTTATGA